One window of the Chloroflexota bacterium genome contains the following:
- a CDS encoding nitroreductase family protein, with translation MDVYEAIRTVLAVRQFQDKPVPAEIIGKIVESARLTSSSRNGQPWHFIVVENRATLRKLGEIATTGPYTADAAFAVVVAYEKASEFGVSDASMAVHSMMLTGWGEGVGSNWVGFANRFAALHDLLGLPETYDVLAILPFGYPVKEIGKGKKRRKELGEVASRERFGQPFA, from the coding sequence TCTACGAGGCGATTCGGACCGTCCTGGCCGTCAGGCAGTTCCAGGACAAGCCCGTCCCGGCCGAGATCATCGGCAAGATCGTGGAGTCGGCGCGGCTGACCTCCAGCTCGCGGAACGGCCAGCCCTGGCACTTCATCGTGGTCGAGAACCGGGCCACCCTCCGCAAGCTCGGGGAGATCGCCACGACCGGGCCGTACACCGCCGACGCCGCCTTTGCCGTCGTCGTCGCCTACGAGAAGGCCAGCGAGTTCGGCGTCTCGGACGCCAGCATGGCCGTCCACTCGATGATGCTGACCGGCTGGGGCGAGGGCGTCGGCTCGAACTGGGTCGGGTTCGCCAACCGCTTCGCCGCGCTGCACGATCTGCTCGGCCTGCCGGAGACCTATGACGTGCTGGCGATTCTGCCGTTCGGCTACCCCGTCAAGGAGATCGGGAAGGGCAAGAAGCGGCGCAAGGAGCTGGGCGAGGTGGCCTCGCGCGAGCGGTTCGGGCAGCCATTCGCCTGA
- a CDS encoding GNAT family N-acetyltransferase codes for MPVATWWRGDPLPALPGLPGLTTRPVADPAEAGTLTGLPPAEVARRWADGNTLHGAFLHEQAAGYGWLARTAGRIDELWLAWSIPPGEAYLWDFVTRPEARGRGVYPLLLQAMLATEASISRFWIGYEGHNRASARGIEKAGFQVVGDLAVHAGRLEGVTLADGGPRGAAFARLFPTLPVLAP; via the coding sequence ATGCCCGTCGCGACCTGGTGGCGGGGCGACCCGCTGCCAGCCCTCCCGGGCCTGCCCGGCCTGACGACGCGGCCGGTGGCCGATCCCGCCGAGGCCGGCACGCTGACCGGGTTGCCGCCGGCCGAGGTGGCCCGGCGCTGGGCGGACGGCAACACGCTCCACGGCGCGTTCCTCCACGAGCAGGCGGCCGGCTACGGCTGGCTTGCCCGCACGGCCGGCCGCATCGACGAGCTGTGGCTGGCCTGGAGCATCCCGCCCGGCGAGGCCTATCTCTGGGACTTCGTCACGCGGCCGGAGGCTCGCGGACGCGGCGTCTACCCGCTGCTGCTCCAGGCGATGTTGGCCACCGAGGCCAGCATCAGCCGCTTCTGGATCGGGTACGAAGGGCACAACCGGGCGTCGGCGCGTGGCATCGAGAAGGCCGGGTTCCAGGTCGTCGGCGATCTCGCCGTGCACGCTGGCCGCCTGGAGGGCGTCACGCTGGCGGATGGTGGTCCGCGCGGGGCAGCATTCGCGCGGCTCTTCCCAACACTGCCGGTGCTCGCGCCATGA